The following proteins are encoded in a genomic region of Corticium candelabrum chromosome 11, ooCorCand1.1, whole genome shotgun sequence:
- the LOC134186603 gene encoding androglobin-like, whose product MSRTGKGSRAKLQPQKEDLLTVSPQNGVHLLPEKKKRKTPKITVWPEFSETDVNSEKWEVGTKGKDKTKIAQFDDPDGNVELPPKLSKEIETWKRPSEYIVDRIPVVVDTEKGWGDMIKENLHLLNSEFVRWMLCYVDLLWQLHNKAGIAGRMSESWKPWDHIYPKPKGQMTPTYNPCGKYCVKIFWLGLWRKVTVDDQMPFNKDNQLMLPMTQPHELWLPLLTKAVLKVVSLDSNKDMQSWHEFGDCNIAQLLTGWVVEVIPIRSGHAEPMWNLFHRGIPVWSFNDTPEIEESKQETLAASTAVGKGKSKTEQTQVKEQPSKKEEFPYILFASYDGSSSLQKQVNGETLFSNEFGLPTHLSHVVMVTQTRRQPLEEPLPPDPDSLIPKFAHQGFKSRRQREEEAKIIADKFKAMTCRLVEVISPLMNLQAIALTEKVEVPPTDMEKAEPSKQSQGKVGGQETSQEAGETEETRTTNIWMQYDEEFIPNFTTLYVVHKPGGYKQKQAVQDMKNVIQTTFGSSSGLKKDKSASNLRNASAAPFFSHSHPNAEQVGPTGTLGSLLCVDSVKAIEIILSLSTITHWPYKRKSVKSLTGSSYALGEALEEAKSDTEEAGHSQPTLLTAEEYQWDTVVAGQPLLKIKTTGTKAAALCLPPGRHLIRLNVSASVCFHLELWSLCEFIFQEEDEVLHELTKESIRYRTHAINVLSTFVVVATMFEDIKQYRESFYQQGLSHRGRDITVHHCRLLYSSLMDTIMICLPEELRTRDMIFAWQAFSQEGFRVFLQGLEKDVPKNASEVDKLRYNDLKFADWKQKDVIVPSNWIDHEATEEEHAAATKIQACFKGYWRYKLWKAVTHGSPEHKKAFETMERSFEIITQESETVALKLFSIMFRKDPQLLTKFPFKDDEWSRACFKDHTGHYKEQPPNSMFLMFRETFYVEDHAVLIVPHLYTSVSTCSLRVFNNDTGEEIPRVFQRVSPHIYLPNRHGYTFVAEGRSGDEPIAEGKCRLRLIGSEESLLIPKSKGTVNCEFYTKLLKEYYLPNKQYQFFRLAVKVTEDMVVTVQLETSKESAYIRLQILDTIDGEEQEVKSVCGKGYAIIPAFTFLKDGIHSESQSPVNYVPEDDDLFDVPTLGRDSIMTSRPPSRKQSVDLCRSSRASVRQDSSSRILEQQSKPSQDTADNENTAQKEGGDMESDGKEDRENATEGGFMVHKYILCGTVERNSWPESESAWDFVSVQKAAEKQDLENSRPGSSADRSHSAIGKKSKLDKKGMSKVKGSSQQAAKSVAQFDTSVPHWTVKIVTLEKDQANIEVKKDTEREDEIKAIKQSWEAAEPGRAVKAATARQKFLNRRMSQSRKSQIPDWPVPEKLQEEGEDEEGSVAINMSASRFQVDTSRPNSGMLQQYSRSSFSSDHSPLINKLSMEEDISPFKTRKPICQYDYSAFSTGPCAKPRQLDDAELKRREAKRKEEMEEYKLYRESVLQIREHDREERKRLKTVHLDVAEKMQVEMDELRSRFNNLREVCRKKHLEEEQSKVDAAMASSPTIAEMEEAQQKLKSPSRKGKKK is encoded by the exons tttgtgAGATGGATGCTTTGTTATGTGGACTTGTTGTGGCAGCTACATAATAAGGCTGGCATTGCTGGACGCATGAGTGAAAGCTGGAAGCCGTGGGATCACATCTATCCCAAACCCAAGGGTCAGATGACACCTACTTACAACCCATGTGGAAAGTATTGTGTCAAGATATTTTGGCTT GGTTTATGGAGGAAGGTAACAGTGGATGATCAAATGCCTTTCAACAAGGACAATCAACTGATGCTGCCGATGACACAACCTCATGAGTTGTGGCTGCCATTACTGACAAAGGCTGTACTGAAAGTTGTATCTCTAGA TAGCAACAAAGACATGCAGTCTTGGCATGAGTTTGGTGACTGCAACATCGCTCAGTTGTTGACTGGATGGGTAGTTGAAGTTATTCCTATCAG ATCTGGTCACGCAGAACCAATGTGGAATCTTTTTCACAGAGGCATACCAGTATGGAGCTTTAATGACACACCTGAAATTGAAGAATCTAAAC aaGAAACTTTAGCTGCTTCTACTGCTGTGGGCAAAGGAAAGAGCAAAACAGAGCAGACTCAGGTGAAAGAACAACCTTCCAAGAAAGAGGAGTTTCCGTATATTCTCTTTGCAAGTTATGACGGATCTTCATCTCTTCAGAAACAG GTCAATGGTGAAACACTTTTTTCCAATGAATTTGGTCTGCCAACTCATCTTTCTCATGTTGTCATGGTAACTCAAACACGGCGACAACCTTTAGAAGAACCACTCCCACCTGATCCTGACTCACTCATACCGAAATTTGCTCATCAAGGCTTCAAAAGTAGAAGGCAACGAGAAGAAGAAGCAAAGATCATAGCAGACAAGTTCAAAGCTATGACATGCAGACTGGTGGAAGTCATTTCACCATTGATGAATCTTCAAGCTATTGCTTTGACTGAGAAAGTCGAAGTACCACCAACAGACATGGAAAAAGCAGAACCATCAAAGCAATCTCAAGGAAAAGTCGGAGGCCAAGAGACGTCTCAGGAGGCAGGAGAAACTGAGGAAACAAGAACGACTAATATTTGGATGCAGTATGATGAAGAGTTCATACCAAATTTCAC AACGTTGTATGTGGTGCATAAACCAGGTGGTTATAAGCAGAAGCAAGCTGTCCAAGACATGAAG AATGTCATTCAAACAACATTTGGCAGCTCATCTGGTCTGAAGAAAGACAAAAGTGCATCGAATTTACGAAATGCATCCGCGGCTCCTTTCTTTTCTCATAGCCACCCAAAT GCTGAACAAGTTGGACCCACTGGCACACTTGGCAGTCTCCTTT GTGTTGATAGCGTGAAAGCTATTGAGATCATTTTGTCCTTATCTACTATAACACATTGGCCTTATAAGAGAAAAAGTGTGAAGTCATTGACAGGTAGCTCATATGCATTGGGAGAAGCTCTAGAAGAGGCAAAGTCAGATACAGAGGAAGCAGGACACTCGCAACCTACTCTTCTAACAGCCGAAGAATATCAGTGGGACACAGTTGTGGCCGGGCAGCCGCTGCTAAAGATCAAAACAACAGGAACGAAAGCAGCTGCTCTTTGCCTGCCACCTGG ACGTCACTTGATACGACTCAATGTCTcagcttctgtttgttttcatcTTGAACTGTGGTCACTGTGTGAGTTCATTTTTCAAGAGGAGGACGAAGTACTCCACGAATTGACGAAG GAGAGTATACGATATCGAACACATGCCATAAATGTCTTATCcacatttgttgttgtcgcCACGATGtttgaagacatcaaacaatATCGAGAGTCATTCTACCAGCAAGGTTTGTCTCACAGAGGCAGAGATATCACAGTTCATCACTGCCGG CTCTTGTATTCCTCATTAATGGACACAATTATGATTTGTCTTCCTGAAGAATTACGTACTAGAGACATGATATTTGCCTGGCAAGCGTTTTCACAGGAAGGTTTTCGTGTGTTTCTTCAAGGACTAGAAAAAGATGTTCCAAAGA ATGCTAGTGAAGTGGATAAGCTGAGATACAATGATTTGAAGTTTGCAGACTGGAAACAAAAAG ATGTCATTGTTCCCAGTAACTGGATTGATCA TGAAGCAACAGAAGAGGAGCATGCAGCAGCTACCAAAATTCAGGCTTGCTTCAAAGGCTACTGGCGGTACAAGCTTTGGAAAGCAGTCACTCATG GGAGTCCTGAACATAAGAAAGCATTTGAAACAATGGAGCGTTCATTTGAAATAATCACTCAAGAAAGTGAGACGGTAGCTCTGAAATTGTtttcaatcatgtttagaaaAGATCCTCAGCTCCTCACAAAGTTTCCCTTCAAAGATGACGAGTGGTCAAGAGCTTGCTTTAAGGATCACACGGGTCATTATAAGGAGCAACCACCCAACTCCATGTTTTTAATGTTCAGGGAAACATTTTATGTGGAAGACCATGCTGTTCTCATTGTTCCTCATTTGTACACATCAGTTTCTACTTGTTCTCTTCGTGTCTTCAACAACGACACGGGAGAGGAAATACCAAGAGTGTTTCAACGCGTTTCACCTCACATCTACTTGCCTAACAGACATGGTTACACTTTTGTTGCTGAAGGACGATCAGGAGATGAGCCAATAGCAGAAGGGAAGTGCAGGCTACGGTTGATTGGATCAGAAGAATCACTTCTCATTCCCAAAAGCAAAGGAACAGTCAACTGTGAGTTCTATACAAAGCTATTGAAAGAGTATTATCTACCAAACAAGCAATACCAATTTTTCAG GCTTGCTGTGAAGGTGACTGAAGACATGGTTGTTACTGTCCAACTAGAAACATCCAAAGAGTCAGCATACATTAGACTACAG ATACTAGATACTATTGATGGTGAGGAACAAGAAGTGAAATCTGTATGTGGGAAAGGCTATGCCATTATTCCGGCCTTCACATTTCTAAAGGATGGTATCCACTCAGAATCTCAATCTCCAGTTAATTATGTTCCAGAAGATGATGATCTGTTTGATGTTCCAACACTTGGGAGAGACAGCATTATGACATCAAGGCCACCCAGCAGGAAGCAGTCTGTAGATCTCTGTCGGTCAAGTAGAGCATCTGTCAGACAAGATAGTTCTTCACGTATATTG GAACAACAAAGCAAACCTTCTCAAGATACAGCTGACAATGAAAATACGGCACAGAAGGAAGGAGGTGATATGGAGAGCGACGGCAAAGAGGATCGTGAAAATGCAACCGAAGGAGGATTTATG GTCCACAAGTACATACTCTGTGGCACTGTTGAGCGTAACAGCTGGCCAGAAAGTGAGAGCGCATGGGATTTTGTAAGTGTACAGAAAGCAGCAGAGAAGCAAGACTTAGAAA ATTCTCGTCCAGGTAGCTCAGCTGACAGAAGCCACTCAGCAATtggaaagaaaagcaaattaGACAAAAAAGGGATGTCAAAAGTCAAAGGATCTTCCCAGCAAGCAGCTAAATCTGTGGCA CAATTTGATACCAGTGTACCACATTGGACAGTAAAAATAGTGACACTGGAGAAAGACCAG GCAAATATAGAGGTGAAGAAAGATACCGAGAGAGAAGATGAGATTAAAGCCATAAAACAATCTTGGGAGGCAGCCGAGCCTGGAAGGGCTGTTAAG GCTGCGACTGCTAGACAGAAGTTTTTAAACAGGCGAATGTCTCAATCAAGGAAGAGTCAAATTCCTGATTGGCCTGTTCCAGAGAAACTGCAGGAAGAAGGAGAAGACGAAGAAG GTTCGGTGGCTATTAATATGTCGGCAAGTCGTTTTCAAGTTGACACCAGTCGTCCAAACTCTGGCATGTTACAGCAATATAGCAGATCATCTTTTTCTTCTGACCATTCACCTTTGATTAATAAACTAAGTATGGAGGAAGATATTTCACCATTTAAGACTCGAAAGCCCATCTGTCAGTATGATTACTCAGCATTTAGTACGGGGCCGTGTGCAAAACCAAGGCAGCTGGATGATGCAGAGCTAAAGAGGAGAGAAGCTAAGAGGAAAGAGGAAATGGAGGAGTACAAATTATACAGAGAATCGGTGTTGCAGATAAGAGAACACGACAGAGAGGAAAGAAAAAGATTGAAGACCGTCCATTTGGATGTAGCAGAGAAAATGCAG GTCGAGATGGACGAACTTCGAAGTCGATTCAATAATCTTCGTGAAGTATGTCGTAAAAAACACTTGGAGGAAGAACAAAGCAAAGTCGATGCTGCCATGGCATCCTCACCTACAATTGCAGAGATGGAAGAGGCACAGCAGAAACTGAAATCACCAAGTCGAAAGGGCAAGAAAAAGTGA
- the LOC134187448 gene encoding frizzled-9-like, with protein sequence MTPFRWLSLLLASILYASSSVDALDAIPDWLDGGQCQRIDSVTLCNGREYNDTLLPNKFGHNTQREASLEINQYVPLIQHGCSPELRFFLCATYLPACLPNPVTNSHVTVQPCREMCLRVRRDCEDTVVEWGFTWPAALDCTGLQSTTINPNAVCFSNFTGAPTNLTDTKVDSGVDEPVVNVKHSSCWWLFTNNSKARQDPWWCVDCEYDEEGETEEQGFYFTKSQQSFMKAWLGVWSVLCFISTLFTVITFIMDQTRYAYPERPIIYLSVCYMFYSLGFIIRLGAGDKDVACSKDGSIEVLIKGDANYAGCTVIFMILYFSFMAASAWWVILTLTWFLAAGMKWGNEAIEGYALYYHLVAWLIPLIKTIVALILQKVDGDELSRVCFVGAQDPPALAGFVLAPLCIYLILGTTFIISGFTALFRIREVIKHDRTRSDKLEKLMIRIGVFSVLYTVPATIVVGCYFYEYFTRDLWAPYAEVDYLDITEVDRHLGGGSILRCHSGEESCQRAAAAVFYVKYLMSLIVGVTSGVWIWSGKTVASWKKFVNVHILRVDPRQHPSSETTV encoded by the coding sequence ATGACACCGTTTCGATGGCTTTCTCTTCTCCTCGCCTCCATTCTCTATGCCAGCAGCAGCGTCGACGCTCTCGACGCCATACCCGACTGGCTCGACGGAGGCCAATGTCAACGTATTGACAGCGTGACACTCTGCAATGGGAGAGAATATAATGACACGCTGCTGCCGAACAAATTCGGACACAACACGCAGAGGGAGGCGAGTCTCGAGATCAACCAGTACGTTCCGCTCATCCAGCACGGTTGCTCGCCCGAGCTGCGGTTCTTTCTCTGCGCCACCTATCTGCCCGCCTGCCTACCCAATCCGGTGACCAACAGTCATGTAACCGTGCAGCCGTGCAGAGAGATGTGTCTGAGAGTACGCAGAGACTGCGAGGATACGGTCGTCGAGTGGGGATTCACGTGGCCCGCAGCACTCGATTGCACCGGTCTGCAATCGACGACCATCAATCCCAACGCCGTCTGCTTCTCTAACTTCACCGGAGCGCCTACAAACCTCACGGACACAAAAGTCGACAGTGGGGTCGACGAACCCGTTGTAAATGTCAAGCATTCGTCCTGCTGGTGGCTTTTTACGAACAACAGCAAGGCGAGGCAGGATCCGTGGTGGTGCGTCGACTGCGAGTATGATGAAGAGGGGGAGACGGAGGAGCAGGGATTTTATTTTACAAAATCGCAGCAATCTTTTATGAAGGCTTGGCTCGGTGTTTGGTCTGTGTTGTGCTTTATCTCGACGCTCTTTACGGTCATCACCTTCATCATGGATCAGACCCGCTATGCATATCCTGAACGACCgatcatctatctgtctgtgtgctacATGTTCTACTCGCTTGGATTCATCATTCGATTAGGAGCCGGTGACAAAGACGTCGCATGTAGCAAAGACGGCAGCATCGAGGTTCTCATCAAGGGCGACGCAAACTACGCTGGTTGTACAGTCATCTTCATGATTCTCTACTTCTCGTTCATGGCAGCATCGGCCTGGTGGGTAATCTTGACTCTCACCTGGTTTCTCGCCGCCGGAATGAAGTGGGGAAATGAAGCAATAGAAGGGTACGCTCTCTactaccatcttgtggcctggCTCATTCCACTCATCAAGACCATCGTCGCTCTCATTCTGCAGAAAGTCGACGGTGACGAATTGTCGCGAGTCTGCTTCGTAGGCGCGCAGGACCCGCCAGCGTTGGCCGGATTTGTGCTCGCGCCGCTCTGCATCTATCTTATTTTGGGGACGACCTTCATCATCTCCGGCTTCACCGCTCTCTTTCGCATTCGTGAAGTTATCAAGCACGACCGCACGCGCAGCGACAAACTGGAAAAACTGATGATTCGCATCGGCGTCTTCTCCGTGCTCTACACCGTGCCCGCCACCATTGTCGTCGGCTGTTATTTCTACGAGTATTTCACGCGAGACCTGTGGGCGCCATATGCAGAGGTCGACTATCTCGATATCACTGAGGTCGACAGACATTTGGGTGGAGGTTCGATACTTCGCTGCCATTCGGGAGAAGAATCGTGCCAACGAGCCGCCGCTGCTGTATTCTACGTCAAATATCTGATGTCGTTAATCGTCGGGGTCACGTCGGGCGTTTGGATTTGGTCCGGCAAGACCGTCGCGTCCTGGAAAAAATTCGTCAACGTTCATATTCTCCGCGTCGACCCGCGTCAACATCCGAGCAGCGAAACGACCGTTTAA
- the LOC134187447 gene encoding uncharacterized protein LOC134187447 yields MARHANTNLVDSLLTAASRGKDQEVRRLLNQGAPFGRDWLGRSPLHLAAAGGHVEVIKTLIAGGCEVNIRDQVSCTPLHRAAVGEFSIAAVKALLAGGAKVDLQDEHGSTALHESAWSGNYRVVRILLKAKCNINIRNQVGFTALQLAAQNGHVRALQILIEACADLQAQNDYGDTALHIATRYGHLDIARRLINAGSSLNIVNKDGYGPIHLAAQVGKLHIAEALIDGGCNVLARTDAGLTAAILAKQYRNKECWQLLTRAMQVFHEDGQLVQSVVPPSAAALEYTEYGYPAHMRHRHRSDDSDFHQNSRLKSRHHRASSAERESKEFLRERFSPDETGLLKLNYPLLPYYMNGATSDSEDSIMFYKQEEAHRMYSRTLSERRAEIYSEEDLGSTTSASSIGTDSVGFLAKGSCAVVDTPNRHVSPSNRRQSPSNRRQSPSPANRRQSPATRQSPTTRQSPVIKMQSPAVAGDVEAVRPPVIIRKAEEKKSSSFRQPPSYNQAVQQRRVQAQVHVAPATSTSSEHPQKIRVHHPFLGRNKPQNPFKKPPNLFFVSFEDPEPVEDACRLSDIGGRPYIPPRAAMYLAQRPSARLPVTQESTNNKSEEDKSEPEKVGESEENNDNKDNKDNKDNKDILESEESTVEKSNSPKVGCLKQKCDRNVTPPALPQQKRVAFEKRVVFDIPSCESPSEVGGETTEDADEKRRLGDGAQCSENVEESCDGLKDEDVFETDLEVLPNGKVRAMDNQVVKPKLRMRHSSMPESQQSLAQKSSRFSSLKALKRFVLSRHSKSALKKKVNESAVISLKPQKVITGGSAVQSTTTLQRSNSFRGMKQSGSGSGSPVYDVVGDTPPLQRGGRHNSEVLSSRPSLGSFIRGLPEKFRGRAVGADNYSPSADSSTNDECSPVHLGASHSSLGSSESSESKPRPMSPEECSIDLDRKRESLVSGEDGAESVESPGEADSAYQQSQTNGIVNGSSVPEQRVGLKTTVRLASLEQKFQHKLQAVERECEARATAKEVQLHAKIRELEEQLIASNW; encoded by the exons ATGGCACGACACGCGAACACCAACTTAGTCGACAGTCTCTTGACAGCCGCGAGTCGAGGCAAAGACCAGGAGGTTCGACGCTTGCTGAATCAAGGGGCGCCGTTCGGCCGCGACTGG CTCGGACGCAGTCCCCTGCATCTTGCCGCCGCTGGTGGACACGTGGAGGTGATCAAGACGCTGATTGCTGGCGGCTGTGAGGTCAACATTAGAGACCAG GTTAGCTGCACTCCGCTGCATCGGGCGGCTGTGGGCGAATTTAGTATTGCGGCCGTGAAGGCACTTTTGGCGGGTGGAGCGAAGGTGGACCTCCAGGATGAG CATGGTAGTACTGCTCTCCATGAGTCCGCCTGGTCGGGCAACTACAGAGTTGTGAGAATCCTCCTAAAGGCGAAGTGTAATATCAACATTCGAAATCAG GTCGGGTTTACTGCATTGCAGTTGGCCGCTCAGAATGGCCACGTTCGAGCCTTGCAGATACTGATCGAGGCGTGTGCTGATCTCCAGGCGCAGAACGAT TATGGTGACACAGCCCTGCACATTGCCACTCGTTATGGCCATTTGGATATTGCTCGGCGACTCATCAATGCTGGCTCTAGTCTCAACATTGTCAACAAGGATGGATATGGTCCGATCCACTTGGCTGCTCAAGTGGGCAAGCTGCATATTGCGGAGGCACTAATTGATGGAGGTTGTAATGTCCTTGCAAGAACAGAT GCTGGTCTGACTGCTGCCATTCTTGCTAAACAGTACAGAAACAAAGAGTGCTGGCAGTTGCTTACCAGAGCCATGCAG GTTTTTCATGAGGATGGGCAGCTCGTGCAGTCGGTTGTTCCACCTTCGGCGGCCGCTTTGGAGTATACTGAG taTGGATATCCTGCTCACATgaggcacagacacagaag TGATGACTCCGACTTTCATCAGAATAGCAGACTGAAGAGTCGACATCATCGTGCCAGTTCGGCCGAGCGCGAGAGTAAGGAGTTTCTACGGGAGAGATTCTCGCCCGATGAGACCGGCCTGTTGAAGCTCAACTATCCATTACTGCCGTACTACATGAATGGAGCGACGAGCGACAGCGAAGACAGCATAATGTTCTATAAGCAGGAAGAGGCACATCGGATGTACTCAAGAACGTTGTCGGAGAGACGAGCAGAG ATATACAGTGAAGAGGATTTGGGTTCGACGACGTCTGCTAGCAGTATTGGCACGGACTCTGTTGGTTTTTTGGCTAAGGGAAG CTGTGCAGTTGTGGACACACCCAATCGCCATGTAAGTCCGAGTAACAGGAGACAGAGTCCGAGTAACAGGAGACAGAGCCCGAGTCCTGCTAATCGAAGGCAAAGTCCAGCCACTAGACAGAGTCCAACAACGAGACAAAGTCCAGTCATCAAAATGCAGAGTCCAGCAGTTGCAGGCG ATGTTGAAGCAGTTCGACCACCGGTTATAATAAGGAAGGCCGAGGAAAAG AAAAGCTCATCATTTCGACAACCTCCGTCCTACAATCAAGCCGTACAGCAACGTAGAGTTCAGGCCCAAGTCCATGTGGCTCCCGCTACTTCAACTAGTTCTGAGCATCCTCAGAAGATTCGAGTTCATCATCCGTTTTTGGGACGAAACAAGCCACAAAATCCATTCAAGAAGCCTCCCAATCTTTTCTTTGTCTCATTTGAAGATCCAGAACCTGTGGAAGACGCGTGTCGCTTGTCAGACATCGGTGGTAGACCGTACATACCTCCTAGGGCAGCCATGTATCTTGCACAAAGACCATCTGCACGACTACCAGTTACTCAGGAGTCGACTAACAATAAATCGGAAGAAGACAAGAGTGAGCCGGAGAAAGTTGGTGAGAGCGAAGAGAACAATGATAACAAGGATAACAAGGATAACAAGGATAACAAGGATATTCTTGAAAGTGAAGAGTCAACTGTGGAGAAGTCAAATTCTCCTAAAGTCGGTTGTCTCAAACAGAAATGTGACAGGAATGTCACTCCACCGGCCCTTCCTCAACAGAAACGAGTCGCCTTTGAGAAGAGAGTCGTGTTTGACATTCCCTCGTGTGAATCTCCATCTGAGGTTGGAGGAGAAACTACAGAAGACGCCGATGAAAAGAGAAGACTCGGTGATGGAGCTCAGTGTAGTGAAAACGTGGAGGAATCGTGTGATGGCTTAAAGGACGAAGATGTGTTTGAAACCGATTTGGAAGTATTGCCCAACGGGAAGGTTCGAGCCATGGATAATCAAGTAGTCAAACCAAAGCTGCGAATGAGACACAGCAGCATGCCTGAGTCACAACAGAGTCTCGCCCAGAAGTCGAGCAGGTTTTCCTCTCTCAAGGCTCTAAAACGGTTTGTTCTGTCGCGACATAGCAAGTCGGCATTGAAGAAGAAAGTGAATGAATCGGCAGTGATTTCACTCAAGCCGCAGAAGGTCATAACCGGCGGCAGCGCCGTACAGTCTACCACCACATTACAGCGCAGCAATTCCTTTCGAGGCATGAAGCAATCCGGATCTGGATCTGGGTCTCCTGTATATGATGTTGTAGGGGATACACCACCACTACAACGAGGTGGACGACATAATTCCGAGGTCTTGTCTTCTCGTCCGTCACTTGGAAGTTTCATACGAGGTCTTCCTGAAAAGTTTCGCGGACGTGCCGTCGGAGCCGACAACTACTCTCCATCGGCAGACAGTTCTACGAATGATGAATGCAGTCCTGTGCATCTTGGAGCGTCTCACTCCAGTCTGGGGTCTTCAGAATCCAGCGAGTCCAAGCCAAGGCCGATGTCCCCCGAAGAGTGCAGCATCGATCTCGATCGTAAACGCGAGTCTCTCGTGTCCGGTGAAGATGGAGCAGAGTCGGTGGAGTCACCGGGTGAAGCAGACTCTGCATACCAACAATCACAGACCAATGGCATTGTCAATGGCTCAAGTGTTCCCGAACAACGTGTCGGATTGAAGACGACAGTTCGATTGGCCTCGTTGGAGCAGAAGTTTCAACACAAATTGCAAGCCGTAGAAAGAGAATGTGAAGCACGAGCGACAGCAAAGGAAGTCCAATTGCATGCCAAAATCAGAGAACTGGAAGAGCAACTGATAGCAAGTAACTGGTAA
- the LOC134186571 gene encoding ornithine transcarbamylase, mitochondrial-like, whose amino-acid sequence MLRKFATSFRGSSCLFARQSLKRKLCAEAAAGAAIVGRDFLSLKDFTQDEIKHLLWVSSDLKARIKQNGEILRPLEGKTLGMIFEKRSTRTRVSTEVGMAVLGGHAVFLTNDDIHLGVNESLRDTANVLSNYVDVLLARVYKHSDLDELASHASIPIVNGLSEVYHPLQILADLQTLQERFGSLHGLTVSWVGDGNNVLHSLMIGCSKMGMHVRVATPDGYKPNPTVIQQAEIIGNKTGATLYLTDDPRDAVRGAQCIVTDTWISMGQEEEAKQRLKAFEGYQVTSQLCELASRDWCFLHCLPRHQEEVSDEVFYSDRSLVFPEAENRKWTVMAVLLSLIQQHCPLTTKPTF is encoded by the exons ATGCTGAGGAAGTTTGCGACAAGTTTCAGAGGCAgtagctgtctgtttgcacGCCAATCATTGAAAAGAAAGCT GTGTGCAGAGGCTGCAGCAGGAGCTGCAATTGTTGGCCGAGATTTTCTTAGTCTAAAAGACTTTACTCAAGACGAGATCAAGCACTTGCTATGGGTTTCTAGTGATTTAAAAGCGCGAATCAAGCAAAATGGAGAG ATACTGCGTCCACTAGAGGGCAAAACATTGGGCATGATTTTTGAAAAAAGAAGCACTCGGACGAGAGTCTCAACCGAAGTCG GTATGGCAGTTCTTGGTGGGCATGCAGTTTTTTTGACAAACGATGATATTCATTTGGGTGTCAATGAGTCTCTGAGGGACACAGCTAA TGTGTTATCGAACTACGTAGACGTGCTGCTTGCTCGGGTCTATAAACACAGTGACCTTGATGAGTTGGCCTCACATGCATCCATTCCTATAGTCAA TGGACTGTCTGAGGTGTATCACCCTCTTCAGATACTCGCAGATCTACAGACTCTTCAGGAGCGGTTTGGATCGCTGCATGGCCTCACTGTGTCATGGGTCGGCGATGGTAACAATGTGTTACACTCGTTAATGATTGGCTGCAGCAAGATGGGCATGCATGTGAGGGTAGCGACACCGGACGGATACAAACCGAATCCGACAGTAATTCAACAGGCAGAAATAATCGGAAataag acaggAGCTACATTGTATCTTACTGACGATCCTCGGGATGCCGTCCGTGGAGCTCAATGTATTGTTACTGACACTTGGATAAGTATGGGACAAGAAGAAGAGGCAAAGCAACGTCTAAAGGCATTTGAAGGATATCAAGTCACATCACAA TTGTGCGAGTTGGCAAGTCGTGACTGGTGTTTCCTTCACTGTTTACCACGTCATCAAGAAGAAGTGAGCGACGAAGTTTTCTACTCGGATCGTTCTCTAGTATTTCCTGAAGCTGAAAACAGGAAGTGGACAGTCATG GCTGTTTTACTGTCACTTATTCAACAACACTGTCCACTTACAACAAAACCAACATTCTGA